The following proteins come from a genomic window of Nostoc sp. ATCC 53789:
- a CDS encoding GTP-binding protein, giving the protein MSLPIITVVAGSCGAGKTTWICQQMRDIAAVDKIIYFSPGTGTVPIDQNRIATEFPGIQVFGDGQEIEFFNQILKAEAVYIELGFYLELGAMPTAIAANAQILDNLTYRNIAVLPADCKDSEYHSWANEIVRGASTQASNAETLWRVASNGQVIDENSLEEFWYEITHGAYGIVTRAKGIFDVSDGRSLYCDFVAGVPQTDFLELDLPRYLEGRPHRFSGLEVVGDNLDEATLKQTLSDCCLSDELILQYQQQVKEILLEGERV; this is encoded by the coding sequence ATGTCTCTACCAATCATTACTGTTGTCGCTGGTTCGTGTGGAGCGGGAAAAACTACTTGGATTTGCCAACAGATGCGAGATATTGCTGCTGTTGACAAAATAATTTATTTCAGTCCTGGGACTGGGACTGTTCCCATTGACCAAAACCGCATAGCTACCGAATTTCCTGGTATACAAGTTTTTGGTGACGGTCAAGAAATTGAATTTTTCAACCAAATACTTAAAGCAGAGGCAGTTTACATCGAATTGGGATTTTACTTGGAGTTGGGAGCAATGCCTACGGCGATCGCAGCTAACGCACAAATATTAGATAATCTCACTTACCGTAATATTGCAGTCCTACCAGCCGACTGCAAAGATTCTGAATACCATTCTTGGGCAAACGAGATTGTCCGTGGCGCATCTACCCAAGCTAGTAACGCTGAAACTTTATGGCGGGTGGCAAGCAATGGTCAAGTCATTGACGAAAACAGCCTAGAGGAATTTTGGTACGAAATTACCCACGGTGCTTACGGTATCGTCACCCGCGCCAAAGGAATTTTTGATGTGAGCGATGGTAGGTCACTTTACTGTGATTTTGTCGCTGGTGTTCCCCAAACGGATTTTCTGGAATTAGACCTACCACGTTACTTAGAGGGTAGACCCCATCGTTTCAGTGGCTTAGAAGTGGTGGGGGACAACTTAGATGAAGCAACTTTAAAGCAAACCTTATCAGATTGCTGTTTATCTGATGAATTGATTTTGCAATATCAACAACAGGTGAAAGAGATTCTACTAGAAGGAGAACGAGTGTGA
- a CDS encoding GTP-binding protein — translation MTQLSTLTSTPNLDIPKKGMPVTIITGFLGSGKTTLLNQILKNKQDLKVAILVNEFGDIDIDSQLVISVDQDMVELSNGCICCTINDNLVDAVYRFLEREDRIDYLVIETTGVADPLPIILTFLGTELRDLTNLDSIITVVDSETFDENHFDSEAALKQITYGDIILLNKTDLVTPEKLEEVENFIHDIKNGAKILHTKYGEVALPLILGVGLTPTVPYTANDAEDTHEHGHHHHGHDHNHEHHHEHHSHHLENDGFVSISFQTDRPFDVHKFENFLTEEMPQNVFRAKGILWFSDSELRHIFQMSGLRYSLHADEWQTAPKNQAVFIGRNLDISQIYSQLHKCLT, via the coding sequence ATGACTCAACTAAGCACACTAACTTCAACCCCAAATCTTGATATTCCTAAAAAAGGAATGCCTGTTACTATTATTACAGGATTTTTAGGCAGTGGAAAAACTACACTGCTAAATCAAATCCTCAAAAACAAACAAGATTTAAAAGTTGCCATACTTGTAAATGAATTTGGTGATATTGACATAGATAGTCAATTGGTAATTTCTGTAGATCAAGATATGGTCGAACTAAGTAATGGCTGTATTTGTTGTACCATCAATGATAATTTAGTTGATGCAGTTTATCGATTTTTAGAGAGAGAAGACCGCATTGATTATTTAGTAATTGAAACAACTGGTGTTGCTGACCCTTTGCCAATTATATTGACTTTTTTGGGTACGGAATTAAGGGATTTAACAAACCTCGACTCGATTATCACTGTAGTAGATTCTGAAACCTTTGATGAAAATCATTTTGATAGTGAAGCTGCTTTAAAACAGATTACTTATGGAGATATTATTCTTCTGAATAAAACAGACCTCGTTACTCCAGAAAAACTAGAAGAAGTAGAAAATTTCATTCATGATATCAAAAATGGTGCAAAAATTCTGCACACCAAATATGGAGAAGTGGCATTACCATTAATTTTAGGTGTGGGTTTAACTCCAACAGTTCCTTATACCGCTAATGATGCGGAAGATACTCACGAGCATGGACACCATCATCATGGCCACGATCATAATCATGAACATCATCACGAACACCATTCACATCATTTAGAAAATGATGGCTTTGTTTCGATTTCCTTCCAAACTGATAGACCATTTGATGTCCATAAATTTGAGAACTTTCTTACCGAAGAAATGCCACAGAATGTATTTCGAGCTAAGGGTATTTTGTGGTTTAGTGATAGTGAATTGCGTCATATTTTTCAGATGAGTGGACTTCGCTATAGCTTACATGCTGATGAATGGCAAACTGCGCCTAAAAATCAGGCAGTTTTTATTGGTAGAAATCTGGATATTAGCCAAATCTACTCACAGCTTCACAAATGTTTGACCTAA